The DNA segment CTATCGAACCTTGTACAGACGCCTTACTCGACGTAGAACCCAGAAGATCCATGGCCACATCACTAGGCTCGAAAATGCTGGATAGAACAGACTAATATCGAACACAGCGCTACCAGTAACAAATTGCACCCAAAATACCACTAGGTTATAGAGCGCGACCAGCATAGCCATCAATAGTGCCTGCTGCCACATTGGGAAGTTACGCAAACGCTGGAAATGCAGCACCACCACATACACAACCACCGACATTGCAAAAGCACGAATACCTAAGGTTGCCCCGAGTAAGATATCCAACATCACACCCAATATCCATGCCGTTAGAATATTGTATCTGTGAGGCAGTGCCATCGCCCAATAGATGATGACTAGCAATAGCCACTCTGGGCGCCACGCTTCCACCAAGTCTGGCAACGGCATAATTTGAAACAGCATCGCCACTAATAGGCTTAACCAAACAACCCAGCGGCCATTTGCTACATGTAGGCTCATAGCGCTACCTCCTGACTCGCCTTCACAGCCTCTTCAACACCCTCTGGAGGGGTAAGATCTTTACCGTCAGACTCAATATCAGGCCAAAGTAATAACAGATAACGGATTCTATCTAATGCGGCTAACGGCTGAGCGATCACGGTAGCGTAGCTCTTACCATCGTCTTTTTCGACACTCATGACTCGAGCAACGGGATAGCCCTCAGGAAAACGTTTACCTAAGCCTGATGACACCAAGAGATCGCCGACACGCACATCGGTACTCTTGGCCACATGTCTTAGCTCTAACTCATCGAGCACGCCAGTTCCAAACGCCATTAAGCGCACATCGTTTCGAGTAATTCGTACGGGGATTCCATGGGTGGTATCTGAAAGCAGCAACACGCGGCTGGTAAGCTCACTCACCTGCACGACTTGGCCGACAACCCCTTGAGCATCGACCACAGGTTGACCGACGAATACCCCACTACGCGAGCCATGGTTTAGCACCACATATTGGCGAAAAGGGTCGCTGGCGACTTCCATCACCTCGGCAACTACCTTCTTAGCATCCATGTGTACAGGAGAGCCAAGTAAGCCACGTAAGCGATCGTTTTCTTGGCGCAAGTGCTCAAAGCGCTGCAAACGTTCACTCATCAGCAGTTGGTGGCGCAATAACTCTTTATTTTGCTTAGCTAGCATGTTGCGCGTCGCTAAACTTTCAGCAGAGAGGTCAAGCAGTGCACCGGGAATATTTGCCACATATTGTAGTGGGCTTAATAGCGAAGAGAGTGAATTACGCACAGGTTCAAGCCTGTCATTAGCGACAAGCAGAATCACTGACATGATAACGGCCAGTGTTAATCTAAATTGGTTGGAAATACCGCGAGCAAAAATTGGCTTCATAACAAACTAGGGCGGTTAAATACCGCCCTTTTTAACCGTGGTTAGTTTTCTTCAGAGAACAGGTCGCCGCCATGCATATCGATCATCTCTAAAGCTCTACCGCCACCGCGTGCAACACAAGTTAATGGATCATCAGCGATCATCACTGGAATGCCCGTCTCTTGCATTAGCAATCTGTCTAGGTCACGAATAAGTGCACCACCACCGGTCAATACCATACCGCGCTCTGAAATATCAGATGCCAATTCTGGTGGAGACTGCTCTAGGGCAACCATGACCGCACTCACAATGCCCGATAGCGGCTCTTGTAGGGCTTCTAGAATTTCATTACTGTTCAAGGTAAAGCTACGTGGTACACCTTCTGCAAGGTTACGACCGCGAACTTCAATCTCTAGTACTTCATCGCCTGGGTAGGCTGTACCGATTGTGTGCTTGATGCGTTCAGCCGTTGCTTCACCAATTAGGCTACCGTAGTTACGACGTACATAGTTGATGATGGCATCATCAAACTTGTCACCACCGATGCGAACAGATGATGAGTAGACCACGCCATTTAGCGAGATAATAGCCACTTCTGTAGTACCACCACCGATATCGACAACCATAGAACCGGTTGCTTCAGAAACGGGTAGACCAGCACCGATTGCAGCCGCCATAGGCTCTTCAATCAAATACACTTCACGTGCACCCGCGCCCATTGCTGATTCACGAATCGCACGGCGTTCAACTTGCGTTGCGCCAACTGGCACACACACTAGAACGCGAGGGCTTGGACGGAACACACTGTTGTTATGAACTTGCTTGATAAAATGCTGTAGCATTTTTTCTGTGACATAAAAATCGGCGATAACACCGTCTTTCATTGGACGAATTGCTTGAATGTTTCCAGGAGTACGACCTAGCATCTGCTTAGCTTCAGTACCGACGGCCGCAACCGACTTCTGACCCGAACCGCTTCGCTCTCCACGAATCGCAACTACTGACGGTTCGTTTAGCACTATGCCTTCTTCACGGACATAAATTAGTGTATTTGCTGTACCCAAATCGATCGAAAGATCATTAGAAAAAATGCCGCGTAGCTTCTTGAACATGTAACCAGCCTGTCTCAGTGGAGTCGTAGAAAAAAGAAATCAGGTAACTTTATCATGCTTCTTAAAATCCACAAGACCGCAGAGGTTAACAATTGCTAATGAAACTGTATTTTTTGCGATATAACCGCGAAAGAGCGAGTCAATAACTTGTCTCGCCCTCAATTACTGACATTTAATTAACTTCTCGCCAGTAAATAATACGATCATGGCCGCGATAGGTGCCAAAATAGGCTGTCGCTCGCGGATCTTGCAGGCCTGTATTACCATCATAATTCCAATACCACTGTAGCCATTTGTCGACATGTTGTTGCAAGCCCACTTCACCATCGCTATGAGGTGCAGGAAAATAGATAAAGCTGTTACCTAAACCTATAGCTCCCGCTTTTCCTGACCCGCCAGTTTGGGTAAAACCTTGCACCGCTTCAAGCCCCACATCAGGCTTTAAATTCAAGCCCACATCTGCCGATTCCGTCGCGCTAGTTGTATCAAAAACCGAGCAGCTATCGCTAGTATTGGTGACCCACTTGCCTGCGGCATTCACATATTGAGTGCTGACCTCAAGGCGTAGCTCTTCAGATGATGGGCCATAGGCGTTTTGCATCGCAAGTCGACCGTAACGCATAACAAAACCATCGCCTTTAGCAATATCATCAAAGTTAAAGCCGATACAGGCGCCAGAGGCCGAGTCTTGGTAACAGATGGCGTCTATATCGGTGACATCGGTCTTAGAAAGATCTAGATCAAACTGCGCATTAAACGGTACCGCCAATGAAGCCGTACGGGCGTAATGTAGCAGTGTTCCTGTTAAGTAAGCCCTTTGAACTGTGTTGTTTTGGTCTATCGGATAGTATTCAACTTTCTCCGATATTGGCGAACCATCCAAAATCTGTAGTGCATCGCCATTGACGGACGTTGCACCAGAGGTATCGCTGTAACTTCGATTGTTCCATTGATTACCATGATAGCGCCACCAGTCGCCAATTTGATAATTATTGGTGTTCGCCCCACTCTTACTCTTACCGGTAATCGACAAGGTAGGCTCTTTACCCGTTAAGAAGCCAAACGGCTGCCCCATATAGGTGAAGCTACCACACTGAGCTTCAAGGCTAGGGGTATTGCCTGTCACGGTTAAATAGTAAGGAGAGAAGCGACCAAAGGTTTCACTGCTTGAATTTGCCTCGGCAATCGTTGCGCCTAGGTAATTGACTTCACCATCCAGCATTATGCTTATCGCGCCAACCTCAGAATAGCTCTGATTGGTCACTTTCAATGGTGCGCTATTGGTCTTGCTAAAGTTAAGCTGTGTTAGTCCTAAGCCTCCGAGGCCACCATCTTTTTCATCGCCGTTAGTGATTAATGGCGCTTGTAGCACAGGCTTAATTTTTAAGTCTGAAAATTGGAAATTCTTAAGTGCTGGACGATCTTTATAAGACGTCCCATCATCGACGCCACATACCGCCTTCACGTTCATCTTAAAGTCATCACCGGCCTTAGCAAACAGGTCACAACTTGCCCCGCTGCATCCATTACGGCCTGAATCATTGAAGAAGTGGAAGCCGTCGGGTTTAGAGACAAACTGCTCACTATGCTCAAGCACCAAGGTCTCGCTAGTGCTACCATCAGGAGAGCTAATTGTTTCTGTGAGTGTTGCAGCAAGCTCGACCTTACCCGCTTCAGGGTAATTCACATTAAGCAGCGCCTTACCGTTGGCATCAAAATGCACTTGCAGCTCTTGGCTTGCCCCGCCTGCGATCTCTTTACTTGCTGTTGGGGCATTGAGGCTGTTAATGGTCAGCTTGGCCGCTTCATTTATCCCTGCAGCATCGGGTGTAATGTAATTAAACGCCATTGAAATCGGCTTTGTTTTGTTGGCAAATAACGGTACACACTGCTGAGTGGTTTGATCTTTTTTAACCGCAAACAGCTCAAAGTTATTGGAGTTTTTACAGGCGGTAGAGTCATCTATATTAAAGTAGATGCCGCTATCTTCAAAATTCAATTGGCATTGACTGTTGACGACAAAAGCGCCATCGATATAACAGCTGTAGTTAGCCGTCGGCAAGGTCGAGCTTAATCCGAGTGTGACCAAGCCTCCCTCAGGATGCCATAGCTCTGTTGTTGTGTTACCAGTAAAGGTTGTACGAGTATAATTTGTGTTGTTCTTGGTTAACGTCACCGAGGCGGGATCGCTTAGTAAAGATGTACAATCAGTATTAGCACAGGCCTGAATAGTGATTGATTTAGCGGCGCAGCTGAGCGCCCCGGAATTAAAATTAATCTGGTAATGGTTAACCGCAGGCGGCTCTGGTGCATACTCAAAGGCAAAGTAACCGATACTTTCAGCGAGGTGACGGCGCTCACCGTCTGTATGTTGATATTCATCGATTGCAAAGCTGACCTGATTGTTAAAGCTATCTTTAGTGCAACGTCTTACCCAGCCGCCATCGCCACCACGACGTTGATTTTTATTGGCGATGGTTAAAGGCTGCGCAGAATAGGTTTGCTGATAGTTGTTATTAAAAGCACACTGCTGGCTCAGTGTTCGAACTGAACTTCCGTTGCCATAATTTAAGCCATTAGCAAACTCGTATTTTAGGTTCTCACCATTGACCGTCATGACGCCCTGGCCAACACCCGCAACAAAGCCTAAAAGTTCTGGGTGTGTGATCACAGAGCTCATTTCAGAACCTTCAATTGCAATATCAAATTGTGAACCATCAGCATCGACATTATTAATCACTGTTGTGATAAAGCGGTTGTTATTATGAGTCAATGTCTGACCAATCATGGCAGGCTGAATACCAAAATCATGCTCAAATTCGATACTCTCATAGCCTCGACCTGAGCTTGGCAAGTTTTTACCTTGGTACAACTCGGTCGATATCGATCCAGCCTGCAAGGCTTTGCCTCTCTCAAGGAAGCGATAACCTGGCTCCATGACAAAGTAATCCACTTTATCCATCTTTTTGTCCAGAACTTGCGAACTTCCTGAGTTCAGCTGCTTAATTGAAGCATTACTCGAACTAAGGCTATCGACTCTTACTGTAGAGGAGTGGTCACCATTGGCATCTGCACCATCAATCGTCGGCATAACCATAATGACTGGTGGAGCTGCGTAGGTATTGTCAAAGCTAATAGTGGCCTTACCATTAGCATCGAGCTCCACGCGGCCAAACTCAAACTGTGGCGCCGGACAGGTTAATAGGTTATCAGCAGGAACAATCTCAAAGCGATTTGAAGAGGGTGTTTGCCAATACAATCTAAAGGCTTCTGACCCAAAGGCCTCATGAAATCTCAGTTCAATAGTATGCGCCCCTTGTTCAAGCGATACCTTGCCCTGATACCGTGTGCAATTACATGTGCCATGGGCGCCATAAAATCCGGTAATGACTTCACCATCTATCAATAACTCAATCGCATCATCGCCATCGATAGCAAAGGTATACTCACCCGTTTCAGGCGCGTCAATGTAACCTTCGAATATACCTAAATACTGGTCTTGGTCGGCTGCTGCATTTGAATGGGGATTAATGCCATTACCTTTCTGATTTAAATTTGTCTCAATCGACTCGCCGATCTGATAGCGAGTTTTCTTTACTTCATCAATTAGATCTTCAAAATCATCGTGATCTTCAGGACTATCACCGTCATCATCCCAACTTTCAGCATCGTAAGTACGATAAGTTAAGCCTTGGATGTTATTTTGCTCGGCAGGGCATTGGGGAATGACTGGAGGGTTAGGCAGATCCAAGTCACAGTTAGGAACTAAGTCGATCAAGTAGGCACGATCATCAAACTGTACCCAGCCGTCGTCATCAATCGCAATATAATCAGAAGTGACAGCTCCCTCGACTCTAGCTTCTTCACTAAAAATAAGTCGACCTTCGGAAACAATATGACCACGAAGATAAGAGTCTTCAGCCAAATCTATGTCTGAATAACCATACAGCATGAAGAACTCTGAACGATATGGCAGCATGCTGTTGTACTGAACAAAGTGATTTTTGACAAAGAAGCTAACGGTTCCACTAGTAGGAAATCTAACCGTCACCCCCTCAGCTATTTGTAAGTTTTCAATCCAGTATTGGCCGGGCGCTAACTCTAATATGCCATCTTGAATATTTAACTGCTTAATCCGATAGATACCGGTATCACTATTCGTAAATTTAACCGTGTGATAGTAAAAGTGAGAGTTAATATTCGAGTACTCTCCCTCGGGTACCTCTATCACATAATTAACGGCATCCGATGGCCCTAAATTTTTATTGCTAGTTGAAGCACATTGCGCAAAAGGGAACCTGTCACTCGGTAATCTTGCAGTAAAATTACCCGCCTTACATTTTTTTGAATTCCCATTAGCGGGAACACAAGCTGACCTAGTGGAATCGGTAACTGAATAAGAAGGCAGTCTGCCGTTATTCGGGGCGTCAAACAATTTAGATCCACTGTGAAATCGTATTTGCCCTGAGCTAGAGTAGGAGTTAACCCCCTCTTTAAAAGTTTGCGTCCAATCGGCCGCCATTGCACTTCCTGCAAATAATACAGATACAAATATCAATAGGAAAAATTGGATTGAACGTACCATTTTAATCACGGGCTTCGACCTCCACCTGACGGCTCACTCGAATACAGCTGGCATCGCTATCACGACCGGAATCACATTGGCCTGTACTACAGGTTGCGGTGCTGGTAATCAAATATTGGGTCATCTCATTTTGTGATGAATTAGTTGTTGCGGTTGTTGCAGAGCAAGTCATCAGCACTTCGCAGCCATGAAAACCGACAAGACCAGTTTCATTTCCGATATTCCAAGGAGTATTCCAAGGTGGCAGAGTATTACAACTGCCGCTGCTGCCATCGACAGGAAACAGAGTCGCTAAGGCGCGATCCGCACCGCTATTTGCTACCGCAAAGGCGCGAGTGCCCCAAACCTCTATGCTGATCTCTTGATCGGCATCATCCAATACATTAATCAGTGTCGCTGCCAACAGAAACATCACCGTGATGATGAATACACCGATTATCAAGGCGCTACCGCGCTGCCCAGAGCTCATACTAGAGCCTGAGTTCATAGAGCCTGAGCTCATAGACCCCAAAGCTTTCAGAGAGACACGGTTGCGGCTAGAGAGGAATCGCATGCTGTTATGGAACATTAATCACCTGCACTTGATGATGATATTGAAACGTTTGCCCTTGCACATCAAACAACGGACTCAGATGCACCATGGCATTGTTGCGTAGCGTCCCCGGGGTATACGCAATAGGGCTATTGTTACCTATAGTATTGACGATATTTTCGGCCATCAACACTCCCGTGCCCATATCATTAGGTGCTGGCTGTAAATTGGGGTGATTAAAGCCGTAGCCCGCGTAACGCTTTAATAAACTCAGCTCTGGAGTTACTCGCTCGAAACAGAAACTCACCGCATCTTGAACACCAAAGTAACGCTGCCGTGGAGAGGCGGCATCGAAACGAACGGCTCGGCCAAAATCGATACTAAGATCATTGGTGCTATTCGCTGTAATTGACTTGATACTAAATAACTTGCCCTGCGAGCCAGTTGTTGAGGTATAAACATCGGTTGCTGACAGTGGATAAATCAGCAAAAATTGATCCGCGTTTAAAGGCGCGCTGGCACTGGATTGCATCGCAGTGCCACTACTAGCAGCAGAGGCTGGCGCGATAGGCATATCGATATAAGACGCGCTAGAGATAATCGGCATCATCTCGATACATTGCCAAGCACCATCACCACTATCGCGGACACGAATACTGTTTGGCGCGGCGTTACGGATCTCTCGGGTCATGCGCTCGATAGCGAAACGGCTCTGACTCATCACTTGGTCGACCGAAGTGGCGTTGATAAAAATGCGAGTGCCAAAAAGCAGAAAGCTACTGACTCCAAGCACTAACACACCTAAGATAATCACCACTGTGATCATCTCCACCAAGGTGAAGCCGCGGCTTCTAAGCTGTTTCAGTTTGCTTAATTGCAACCTCGAAGCTGGACGTATTAACGATTGCATTAATAGTTGCTCCTGATCGCATTGAAAGTCATCACCTCGCCATTGGGCGTGGTGACATTGATAGTAATAAGCTTAGTATTTAGGCTAGGTAAATTGTTATATGTCACTTCAACATTAAGGCCATAATTCACATAACGCTGAGCATAGGTTTCGCTACTGTCAAGCATAAGACTGTTAATATTAAGTCCATTGTAATCATCGACATCGTTATAGTTATTACGATTCTCCGTCACGCCAGCAACGGTATCGGGGCCTAATTTACTAGGTGAGGTGCAAGGTAAACCAGCTGGCAAGCCTAACGCTAGATTTTCTGGCGCACCGCAAGCCGGAACGCCGCCATTGGCGTTGGTATTTTGATCATAACGCTTACCCCAAATCTCGTTCAAAATAGAGTGGGCAAGTTCTGCAGTCCGCACTCGATGCAGGGTATCGGCAGCTCTTTCCGCTTGAGGGAATAGCATGGTACTCAGCAGCACGAAGGCGATACTGATCACCACCATACCCACGACTAATTCAATTAAGGTAAAAGCCTTTTGAGTTTGCCGTTTTATTGCTGAAAATCTATTGCCCATCATGGATATAACCTTCAGATTCTATCGCAAGAGATAGCGTTTCATCGGCAATGACACTGATGCAATTACCACTGCAACGAGCACCATTTATTATGGGGACACCCAGAGCATTAAACTCGATATTAAAGGTGCTCGCGCCGCCATTGAGCAGGGCGAGGCTCGCGCCGCCTTGAAACGCTTGCGGCGCATCGGTGCGCACGAGTGTGCCAGTGCAAGCACCACTAAAGCGACCATTATAGCGCGAGACTTGATAATTGGTGTCAGTTACCGACAGACGGTAACAGCGATCTTGATTATTCATCGCCATGATCTGCACCTTACGCAGTTCACTAATAAACTCATCTCGCAGGGTAAAGGCGCTGTAACTTGAAGAGGTAAGCAAGCGAGGAACAACCACCACAGCAAGAATGGCAATAAGGATAATGGTGGTCACCAGCTCCACTAATGTAAAGCCGGCGTGTCGCTGCGCTCTATGCATTGTCAGTCCTGATTGATGAGCTTAGGTTCTAGGAGCTAGGCCTGAGTATTAGCAGGTTCTAGGTTCTAGGTTCTAGGTTCTAGGTTCTAGGTTCTGCAAATTCTAAAACTAATTTTCCAACAGTTTAATAATTATGGCAAATAAAGCCACCATTAACGCCCCAGATACAAAAAAGGCCTGCGAGGCAGGCCTTTTTCACTCAGATAACTTTAACACTGATCAGCAGTAGGCATTGCGCCATATACTGGTGGCGTTGATGCATCTTTAGCTTCAGTGTACTCAAATTTACACTCAGCAGGTGCGTCAACAGGAGATATTTCAACAGAAGCAGCAGCATTGCCAGTTGCAGCTGTTTCAACAAACTTCCAATCAGCTGCACTGATTTCTAGTGCTTTCACAAGCTGGTCTTTAGTTGCTTGAACATAACCATATTGTAAAGTTACGTCGCCAACCACTGGAAGAGGATCTGTTGTATCGGTAGCTGCTTTCTTTTCAAAACCGCCGATTGCCGCTTTCGAGTAATAAAGAGAGTTAGCTCCTTGAATAGCCCCTTTCACACCTTGAAGAGTCGATAAACGAGCATCGCCTTGCAGGTTGATAAACTTAGGTGCGGCCGTAACCGCCAAAATACCTAGGATGATAATCACAACCACTAATTCGATTAGGGTAAAACCATTTTGCTTTTGCATTTTCATTTACTCTTAAACAGGTCCGATTAACAGCCAGTATCTACAATTGTGTACGTAGGGGTAGTTGTAGATGTCGCTTCTTTATATGTCAATTGACATGTTTTACTATCATTCGGAGCACCACGTTGATAGATAACCATTGTTGCGCCAGCACCTGGAGTTCCAGCCTCTGCGACAATCCAATCTTCAGTGCTATCAGCAGGAATCCCCACTTCAGCAACAAAGCTTGCATCAACAGCAAGTTCAAATGCAGCCTCTTCAGCGGTCATATAACCATAAGTTGTTGGAACCTCAATTTTATCCGTATCTGTACCGATATTAACATCCACAGGGCCAGCCTTAGCTTCATCACCAGCTAGAGCCGCTTTTGCGAACACTAGGCCGTTAGCGCCTTGAATGGCACCTTTAACACCTTGAAGCGCTGATGCACGGGCATCACTCTGTAGGTTGATAAATTTAGGCGCTGCAGTCACTGCCAAAATACCCAAAATAATAATCACTACCACTAATTCGATTAGTGTAAAACCATTTTGCTTTTGCATAGAAATATCCTCAATCACATATCAAATACAGCGGACGGCTAATACCTGTCAGCTGTAAACTATTAACTTTTGCTATTAACGTCTTCACTAAGAGCTACTAAATAGTAGTTAAGTTAGTTTAGTCAATAAAACTCGCCACTTGGCCTGAGCCTGGGTTATAAGTCACCCCTTTGCCCGCCAAATTATTTAAGTCCGTTAAATCCTCTGTCGGTATGCCCGTTTGTGAATTCAACACCAGTGATGAGGCGAGGTAATACAAACAAACATCAAGACCGCTAACAAGCTCGCCATCTATAGTGTTTGAGCTACCACCCGCTCCTTTTGCCACGCTCACTACATATCTTGCTTTACGCGCGTCGACTCCTGAAACTACGCTTCGTGGTGCATTTTGTAAAACAAGATCAAATACTTCCTGGCAAGAATTTTGGTCCATGCCTTTAGCATCGGTATTGCTAAGACCCGTCGGATAACCAAAACGAGTATCCAGCGATACATTAGTACCGTCCAACAGAACTGAATTATTACGACGACCGTCGACTTCCCATTGTGAGCGAACAAAGCTCACCGCAGTGCTCAAGCCACCGGCTACGCCGTCTACACTGGCATCTTCAGCATCATCAGTTACGTTTAAAAAACGTGGTATAGCCGTCGCAGCTAACAAGCCTAAGATCACGATGACTATGACTAATTCGATAAGGGAGAAGCCCTTTTGATACTGTTGTTTCATTTTACCCCCAGTTTTGTATATGGCTATTCTAGCAGTTTGTTAAAATTAGAAAACAGATAATTTCACTCTTTTTAGGCGCCTAACGGGCCTCTGTCAAAAAAATGACTCGTCCAGAGCTTGTTTGATAGCTAATACTTTCGCCCGAGTCGCCAATATATCGACACACCCCTGTATCTGAGTTGAACTGTGTTTCAATTTGTTGCACATAACTCAGCCCGAGCAATTCAGTCAATAATCGACGACAACCAGCAACACTTGTCTCATCAGGAATAGGCCAGCCACCAACAGCCATACGCACTTGGCCAGACGATGAGGCATGCTCCGGATTATCTGAATACCAATCGAGTACTAAGGTTTCAGGCTTACTGCGCATAAGCCATTGTGAGCGCACAACCCCTAATACATTCAGTAGCCGAGTATGCTCCACTCGAATACTTGGCTGACCAACTTGCTTAATGCTGCCAAAATAATGAAAGCCTAAGTAAGACAACACAAATAGCAATATTATCAGTGCGATCATTTTGCCATAAATGGTAATCAATTCTGCGTCGGATTTTTGTTGACTCCGCACGTTAATGTTCCACACTCTTCATTAATTGCCGCCCTTAACCACATTGAGCATATCCCACATAGGCAGGTAAATACCGAGTGCGAGTACCAAAACAATACAGGCAACAAAACCAATCAAAATCGGTTCTAACTTAGCCGTTAAGTTTTTAAGATCATAGTCAACTTCACCCTCATAGAAATCGGCGGCATCATTGAGTAATTGATCGATTTGCCCCGTCTCTTCACCGACTGCCACCATCTGCAGTACGAGAGGGGTAAACAGTTGACAGTTATTCGATACCCTTAACATCGACTCGCCCGACTCGATACCACGACGCATACCCACAATACGGTCGTGCATATAGGCATTATCGACTGCGTCAGCGACGAGGCTCAGCGCTTGGGTCATGGGTACGCCGGCGCTCAACATCATTGAAAAACTGCGGCAATAGCGAGACAGAGTTGAGCGCTCGATGATGCTACCGACTACGGGAATGTTTAACTTCCACTTGTCCCACTGTTTCTCGCCTTTCTCGGTGCTATGCCAATAACGAATGCCGACAAAAGTGCCGATAAGCGCAATTATCATCGCAGGCCAGTAATTAACAAAAAGATTCGACGTATTAATGAGGATTTTAGTCGCCCAGGGCAGATCGGCGCCAAAACGGGAAAACATCTCAGCAAACTTGGGGATCACCATAATATTGAGGATCACCATGGCAATAGCGATCGCGATCAAAACAAAAATCGGATAGCGCATCGCGGCTTTAATTCGCCTACGGGTTTCCTGCTCACGTTCGATATAGCCTGATAACTGAATAAACGCATCTTCAAGCTTACCTGTGTTCTCTCCCACATGAACCATAGAGACAAAAAGAGCATCAAATACATCAGGATGCTGATTCATCGCCGATGAGAGGGGGCGACCAGAGGTCAGTTGAGCTGAAATATCATCGAGCGCTTCTTTCATGCGTACCGAATGTGTGGTCTCAGAAAGACCGGCTATCGCTCTTAAAATTGGAATACCAGATCGAGTAAGCGAGTACATCTGCCGTGTAAAAATCTGTAACTCCTCTAATGCGACCTTACCTTTG comes from the Shewanella halifaxensis HAW-EB4 genome and includes:
- a CDS encoding prepilin-type N-terminal cleavage/methylation domain-containing protein, whose protein sequence is MQKQNGFTLIELVVVIIILGILAVTAAPKFINLQGDARLSTLQGVKGAIQGANSLYYSKAAIGGFEKKAATDTTDPLPVVGDVTLQYGYVQATKDQLVKALEISAADWKFVETAATGNAAASVEISPVDAPAECKFEYTEAKDASTPPVYGAMPTADQC
- a CDS encoding type II secretion system F family protein, coding for MPTYQYRGRSAQGEQIKGQVDASSESAAADQLMSRGVIPLELVLAKEVKEFSLKALFKGKVALEELQIFTRQMYSLTRSGIPILRAIAGLSETTHSVRMKEALDDISAQLTSGRPLSSAMNQHPDVFDALFVSMVHVGENTGKLEDAFIQLSGYIEREQETRRRIKAAMRYPIFVLIAIAIAMVILNIMVIPKFAEMFSRFGADLPWATKILINTSNLFVNYWPAMIIALIGTFVGIRYWHSTEKGEKQWDKWKLNIPVVGSIIERSTLSRYCRSFSMMLSAGVPMTQALSLVADAVDNAYMHDRIVGMRRGIESGESMLRVSNNCQLFTPLVLQMVAVGEETGQIDQLLNDAADFYEGEVDYDLKNLTAKLEPILIGFVACIVLVLALGIYLPMWDMLNVVKGGN
- a CDS encoding type II secretion system protein, whose protein sequence is MQKQNGFTLIELVVVIIILGILAVTAAPKFINLQSDARASALQGVKGAIQGANGLVFAKAALAGDEAKAGPVDVNIGTDTDKIEVPTTYGYMTAEEAAFELAVDASFVAEVGIPADSTEDWIVAEAGTPGAGATMVIYQRGAPNDSKTCQLTYKEATSTTTPTYTIVDTGC
- a CDS encoding type II secretion system protein, whose translation is MKQQYQKGFSLIELVIVIVILGLLAATAIPRFLNVTDDAEDASVDGVAGGLSTAVSFVRSQWEVDGRRNNSVLLDGTNVSLDTRFGYPTGLSNTDAKGMDQNSCQEVFDLVLQNAPRSVVSGVDARKARYVVSVAKGAGGSSNTIDGELVSGLDVCLYYLASSLVLNSQTGIPTEDLTDLNNLAGKGVTYNPGSGQVASFID
- a CDS encoding type IV pilus modification PilV family protein produces the protein MMGNRFSAIKRQTQKAFTLIELVVGMVVISIAFVLLSTMLFPQAERAADTLHRVRTAELAHSILNEIWGKRYDQNTNANGGVPACGAPENLALGLPAGLPCTSPSKLGPDTVAGVTENRNNYNDVDDYNGLNINSLMLDSSETYAQRYVNYGLNVEVTYNNLPSLNTKLITINVTTPNGEVMTFNAIRSNY
- a CDS encoding pilus assembly FimT family protein, giving the protein MHRAQRHAGFTLVELVTTIILIAILAVVVVPRLLTSSSYSAFTLRDEFISELRKVQIMAMNNQDRCYRLSVTDTNYQVSRYNGRFSGACTGTLVRTDAPQAFQGGASLALLNGGASTFNIEFNALGVPIINGARCSGNCISVIADETLSLAIESEGYIHDGQ